The window TGCTGGTGCAGGCCGGCCTCGAGACCACCGCCAGCGCAATGTCGTTCGCATACCACTACCTGGCCACCCATCCGGCCGAGCGCGACCGTCTGATCGCCGAGCCCGACCTGCTCGCCCGCGCGGTCGAGGAGTTCATCCGGTTCGCCGGCTCCATCCACGGCATCCCGCGCACCGTCGCCAAAGAGGTGGAGCTGAGCGGTTGCACCTTCTCCCCCGGCGAGTCGGTGATCGTCAACTACGCCTCCGCCAACCGCGACGAGGAGCAGTTCCCCGAGGCGGCCCGCTGCATCCTCGACCGTCGGGAGAACCGGCATCTCGGATTCGGTGCGGGGGTGCACCGCTGCCTCGGTTCCAACCTCGCCCGCCTGGAGTTCCAGGTGGGCCTGGAGCGGGTGCTGACCCGGATGCCGGACTTCACGCTCACCGCCGGTGCGGAGGCGAAGTTCCACGGGAACTCCGTCACACGCGGATTCCGTTCCGTTCCCGTCACATTCACTCCGGCGGCCAGGACACGATGACCTACAGGGTGGTGCAGTGGACGACCGGCAACGTCGGGCGCAAGTCCGTGCACGCTGTGGTCGCCAACTCCGACCTCGACCTCGTCGGGTGTTACGCATGGTCTCCCGACAAGGTCGGCCGCGACGCCGGTGAGCTGTGCGGCCTCGACCCGCTGGGTGTCATGGCCACCGACGACGTCGACGCCCTCCTCGCTCTGAAACCCGACTGCGTCGTGTACAACCCGATGTTCGCCGATGTCGACGAGCTGGTGCGCATCCTCGGCGCCGGGGTCAACGTCGTCACGACCTCGGAGTTCATCAACGGCCACAACCTCGGCGCCGACCGCGACCGCATCGCCGCCGCCTGCGCCCACGGCGACGCGACGATCTTCGGCAGCGGTATCAACCCCGGCTTCATCCAGCTGTTCGCCGTCGTGACCGCCGGGCTGTCCGACCGCATCGACAGGATCTCTGTCGTCGAGTCCTTCGACACCACCATCTACAACTCACCCGCCACCGAGATACCGATGGGCTTCGGCTATCCCATCGACCACCCGGACCTGCAGAGCATCACCGAGAAGGGGTCTGGCGTCTTCCGGGAAGCTGTCCAGCTCATCGCCGACGCGCTCGGCACCGAGCTCGACGACATCCACTGTCAGGCAACGTATGCCGAGACGACGCAGGACCTACCCCTGCCCGGCGACTGGACCATCGCCGCCGGATGTGTGGCGGGCATCGACGTCCGATGGACCGGCCGGGCCGGCGGCCGCGACGTCATCGACATCCGCGGGATCTGGACCAAGGGCCAGTCGCTGGCACCGCAGTGGTCGACCTCGTTCGGCTACACGGTCACGGTCGAGGGCAGGCCGACGATCAAGACCACGCTGAGTTTCGAGCCCCCACCGGATTTCGTCGCCGAGACACTCGATGACTTCATCATGCTCGGGCTCACCATCACGGCGATGCCGGCGATCACGGCGATTCCGGCCGTCGTCGCCGCCCCCGCGGGTATCGCCACCTACAACGATCTACCGCTCCTGCAGCCCCGCGGAGTGCTGAAGACCAGCTGAAGGGTGACATGTATGCCGGACAGGACCTACCGGGTGATCCAGTGGATGACCGGCGATGTCGGACAGGTCGGGATCCGGCATTTCGCCGCGTCGCCCGTCTTCGACCTCGTCGGGGTGCTCGTCCACAGCAAGGACAAAGTCGGCAGGGACGCCGGCGAGATCGCCGGGATCGCGCCCATCGGTGTCGCGGCCACCGACGACGTCGATGCCGTCGTCGCCCTGGACGCCGACTGCGTCTTCTACACCCCGATCATCATGGACGTCGACACCGTGTGCCGGCTGCTGCGATCGGGAAAGAACGTGGTGACGACCGCCGGATTCTTCCACCCCAGCAAGGACTTCCGAGAGGCCGGTGAGCAGATCCGCGCCGCGTGCGCCGACGGCGCGACCTCCTTCCACGGTGGCGGCATCCATCCCGGCTATGCCGGCGACCTCCTGCCGCTCACGCTGGCCCGGGTGATGAGCAGGATCGACACCATCAACCTCTACGAGGTCGTCGACGTGCTCAAGGACGCGCCGATCGACCACATCGACTGGATGGGATTCGGCAAGGACAAGACCGCATTCCTGGCGGAACCGACCATTCTGGGCCTCGGGCTGCCGTTCTTCGCCCAGTCGATGTACATGATCGCCGACGGGCTCGGGGTCACCATCGACGACGTGTCCGCCGCCGACATCGACGTCGCCACCGCCGTCGCCGACATTCCGCACCGCGACGGCGCGATCCCGAAGGGCACGGTCGCCGCGCAACGGCACGAGTGGACGGCGTGGGTCGACGGCAAACCGCTGATCGTCTTCCACGCCATCTATGTCACCGCCGGTCCCGACATGCTCGACCCGGCCTGGGATTGGGGCGAGACGCGCTATGAGATCGTCATCGACGGTGATACACCCACCGAGCTCACCCTCAAAGGGGTCCGCCAACCCGACGGCACCATGGCCCACCCGGGATACACCTGGACCGCGATGGGGGCCGTGAACGCGATCCCCGACGTGTG is drawn from Mycolicibacterium gilvum and contains these coding sequences:
- a CDS encoding NAD(P)H-dependent amine dehydrogenase family protein, which codes for MTYRVVQWTTGNVGRKSVHAVVANSDLDLVGCYAWSPDKVGRDAGELCGLDPLGVMATDDVDALLALKPDCVVYNPMFADVDELVRILGAGVNVVTTSEFINGHNLGADRDRIAAACAHGDATIFGSGINPGFIQLFAVVTAGLSDRIDRISVVESFDTTIYNSPATEIPMGFGYPIDHPDLQSITEKGSGVFREAVQLIADALGTELDDIHCQATYAETTQDLPLPGDWTIAAGCVAGIDVRWTGRAGGRDVIDIRGIWTKGQSLAPQWSTSFGYTVTVEGRPTIKTTLSFEPPPDFVAETLDDFIMLGLTITAMPAITAIPAVVAAPAGIATYNDLPLLQPRGVLKTS
- a CDS encoding NAD(P)H-dependent amine dehydrogenase family protein yields the protein MPDRTYRVIQWMTGDVGQVGIRHFAASPVFDLVGVLVHSKDKVGRDAGEIAGIAPIGVAATDDVDAVVALDADCVFYTPIIMDVDTVCRLLRSGKNVVTTAGFFHPSKDFREAGEQIRAACADGATSFHGGGIHPGYAGDLLPLTLARVMSRIDTINLYEVVDVLKDAPIDHIDWMGFGKDKTAFLAEPTILGLGLPFFAQSMYMIADGLGVTIDDVSAADIDVATAVADIPHRDGAIPKGTVAAQRHEWTAWVDGKPLIVFHAIYVTAGPDMLDPAWDWGETRYEIVIDGDTPTELTLKGVRQPDGTMAHPGYTWTAMGAVNAIPDVCDGPPGWRTHLDLGLVRPRGLVRP